A genomic stretch from Larimichthys crocea isolate SSNF chromosome XXII, L_crocea_2.0, whole genome shotgun sequence includes:
- the zswim7 gene encoding zinc finger SWIM domain-containing protein 7 produces the protein MFWSVMALGETRGSFLPEVAEQLFRDIKKSHEETSQIPDDLLIALKFVFGPCALQALDLVDQRSVTCLSSPSGRKAFQVMGGSGRLYTCFVSCHYCPCPAFAYTVLRRNEGPLCKHILAVYLCQAIGVTQQESVSDEQMSTLLSGTTAL, from the exons ATGTTTTGGTCGGTGATGGCGCTCGGAGAAACGCGGGGATCGTTTCTACCTGAAGTAGCTGAACAACTTTTCAGAGATATTAAAAAATCACACGAGGAAACGTCTCAAA TTCCTGATGATCTGCTTATTGC GTTGAAGTTTGTCTTCGGGCCTTGTGCGCTGCAGGCTTTGGACCTGGTCGACCAGCGTTCAGTCACCTGTCTGTCGTCTCCCAGTGGACGCAAAGCATTCCAG GTCATGGGAGGATCGGGGCGTTTGTACACCTgctttgtttcctgtcactaCTGCCCGTGCCCGGCCTTCGCCTACACCGTGCTCCGCAGGAACGAGGGCCCTCTG tgCAAGCACATCCTGGCCGTCTACCTGTGTCAGGCCATCGGTGTGACTCAGCAGGAGAGTGTGTCCGATGAGCAGATGTCCACGCTGCTCAGTGGGACAACAGCTTTGTGA